A window from Bacillota bacterium encodes these proteins:
- a CDS encoding GDP-mannose 4,6-dehydratase → MRVLVTGAAGLYGVHTVDALVKHDDVETVFGVDDLSRHFDCPNPFIQSPELGRKFTFHEGDFRALTPDLLDQWKLDVIIHLAARTSIDESMENPDRYFTNNEEGTFRLTQSLLRTRQAPLLVYASSPEVYGCPRYVPIDEDHPMYPRSTYAVTKLAAEKHCHALYEWYGYPVIVIRNFNTYGENQDTARYAAVIPNFVRHALANRPLEVSGDGRQTRDFIYVGDAVAAYISVLDRKNLLIGETLNVGTGRETSIADLGAIIIRMTGSSSRVVRGASRPGDLPRLAADISRLTGKTGWRPRITLMEGLDRTIAWYRRVLPSE, encoded by the coding sequence ATGCGGGTTCTGGTCACCGGGGCAGCCGGGTTGTATGGCGTCCATACCGTGGACGCCTTGGTGAAGCACGATGACGTCGAGACGGTCTTCGGCGTCGATGACCTGTCCCGTCACTTTGATTGCCCGAATCCATTCATTCAGTCCCCGGAGCTTGGGAGGAAATTCACCTTCCATGAGGGCGACTTTCGGGCCCTCACGCCCGACCTTTTGGACCAGTGGAAGCTGGACGTGATCATCCACCTGGCGGCGCGAACCTCGATCGACGAATCGATGGAGAACCCGGACCGGTACTTCACGAACAACGAAGAGGGCACCTTCCGGCTCACCCAAAGCCTGCTCCGAACGAGACAGGCACCATTGCTGGTGTACGCCTCTTCCCCGGAGGTCTATGGGTGCCCCCGGTACGTCCCCATCGACGAGGACCATCCGATGTATCCTCGAAGCACCTATGCCGTGACGAAACTGGCGGCCGAGAAACACTGCCATGCCCTCTACGAATGGTACGGCTACCCGGTCATCGTCATCAGGAATTTCAACACCTACGGCGAGAATCAGGACACGGCCAGGTATGCGGCGGTGATTCCGAACTTCGTTCGGCACGCGCTGGCCAATCGACCGCTCGAGGTCAGCGGCGATGGTCGCCAGACGCGCGATTTCATCTATGTCGGCGACGCCGTCGCCGCCTACATCTCCGTCCTCGACCGGAAGAACCTGCTCATCGGGGAGACCTTGAACGTCGGCACCGGGCGGGAAACCTCCATCGCCGACCTCGGCGCGATCATCATCAGGATGACCGGATCATCGTCGAGGGTCGTCCGGGGCGCCTCTCGGCCGGGGGACTTGCCCCGGCTCGCGGCCGACATTTCACGCCTCACCGGCAAGACGGGATGGCGCCCCCGGATCACACTGATGGAGGGCCTCGACCGGACAATCGCTTGGTACCGCCGGGTTCTCCCGAGCGAGTGA